From the genome of Porphyromonadaceae bacterium W3.11:
TTGATAGACACCCCATATCTGTAGAGTGTCACAATCGTATCCTTTTTCTCCTCTACGTGTTTTGCATTCGTAAACGTACCCGAATTTTTTCGTGGAGGGCGTCCTAATAACACTCCCATCTTTTTTCGTAGTGCCAAACCTTCCAGCGTTCTTTGCTGTATGAGCTGTCTCTCAATCTCGGATGCCAATCCAAACGCAAATGCAAGTACCTTAGATTGAATGTCATTACCCATGTGATACCCCTCCTTTACAGTGTGAATTTCCCCTCCCAATTTCATCACTTTATTCAGGATCTCCATTACCATTAAGAGATTTCTACCGAGCCTACTGATCTCGCTAGAAATGAGTATATCACCCGCCTCCATTTGATTAAGAAGCTCCCCTAAGTGTCTTTTTGCGTAATCAACACCACCTGATACGCCATCATCCACTACATACTCATCAATAACCCACCCCTTATCCTTCGCGTATTCATCAACCCCCTGCTTTTGACTATTTATATCCTGCTCCGAAGAGCTCACTCTTAAATAACCGTATATCATAATCCTAGTATTTCTTTTATTTTTTCTTCGTTGTTAGGTCTTTTATTTGCATAATCTGCAAGACTCTCATCCTCTTTTAAGGCACCCACCTTTTCAAGCCTTTCTATCACTTTAACGATATCAAAGACTGGTCTTTTATGCATTTTTGTTAGTTGTATATCTATATAGTTGATACTTCCTAGCTCGTGTGCGATCTCTGGAAAGCACCGATTAAACTCTTTTTTCGCTAAGCCCCAATCCAACTCCATATCACGCCCTAAGTTTCAACACACACTTTTTCACCCGCCTCAAATCAAAATCAAATTGCTCTGCATCTCTAATCACATTATTGATAGTTGATTCATTTGTTATTCCATTTCCTGACTTTCCCCATATAATCCAAGTTCCACACTGCTCTGGCTTGCCGAAAAAGGCTTGCCACTCCTCTGACAGCTCAAAGGTTTCCAGCTTCTGATTGAGCACCTGACTCACCGATAATGCTTGCTTACTCATAATTCACTATCTTTGTAGCATTATTAACTAAAACAAATTCACCATGGTACAATTAAGTATGTTTACAGAGGTTTATGTCTCAGGAGGTGCGTCCGAGCTCTCTTCCGAAGATGTTCATCTACTAAAGCAGACCCTTCAGGGCTTCCGCTACATCCTTGAGCTCTTTGGTTTTGACCCTGAACTTCTACAGGTTGGGTACAAGAACTGGGCTTTTGATTTTCGCTCTGCTCCTGAGGACGAGATACATCCACGTTTTTCAAGAGAGTGCACGCACTTTCATTGTTGGGACATTGATGTGGAAATACAGGTCGAGAATCAAAGTAAAGCCTATCGAATGTCGGCCCTAATGGAGCAGCTACACGCGTCCCTTCAGTATTGCATGCCGAAGGATAATGTTGAGGTCTCAAATCTGGACTTGCGATTGGACGGCACCCCTCTATTACCTTCAATATAAAATCAATTGTTTTAGAGTCATCAGCACTTATCGCTGATATATTTACCTCTGTTCTTTCGTTCGTCTGTATTACTTTAATATCCATAATTCACTTCTTTTTTCTCGGAGAGTTTTTTCACGCTCTCGGAGAGTTTTATATTTTTCTTGGAGTTCAACATTTATAAATGCGGGTTAATCAGTTTCTATAAACGGGTAAATCCGTTTGTACACACGGATTTCTCCGTTTGTACACACCGTTACTCACGCCCTTAACTTCAACACACACTTCTTTACTCGTCGCAGGTCAAAATCAAATTGCTCGGCATCTCTAATCACGCTATTGATGGTGCAGTCATCGAGGATGCCATTCGCCTTGCAGATACCGTAGATATCGCTCGGAGTGGTTTTGTCCACCACATAAAATCGCCGACCGATCCTCGAGTGCAGTTCGTTATACCCTCGTTTGTTATGTCTTAGCCCGCTATTCATACGCTTTTCAATGTAGTCGGTGCTGAGCATGACGATACCGCAATGCCCCTCGAGGTAATTATAAATGGTCACACAATAGAGCAAGATGCTATCGATCAGCTTGTCGGCTTCGTCGAGTATCAAGACTGGGTTATTTTTATTCCTAAGCACCTCAATCAAAAATTCAAGTCGGGCCCGCAAACCACTCTCCACACTCTTCTCACCGAGGGCGGATAGACAAGCATCCAAAAAATCAGAACGCTTCATATCTTCGCTACACAACACATATACGGCATTGGCATTGCGGGCAGAGTAATTGCGGGCAGTAGTGCTTTTACCTGCTCCAGCGTCAGCCACCAACCAAGTACAGCTTGATTTATCTTGTGAGTCCTTTATGACGGCACATATCTCCTGATATGCAGCAGTCTCCACCTCCACCCATCCATCGCTCTTGGTGCAGAGCTTAGCGTATAGGCTACTCCACATCTCATCCGATATCACCTCATCTCTATTGCCTCGGATAATGTCGCCAACGGTGGTGGTACCGATAGCGAGGTGGTTAGCGGCCTTTCGCTGTGAGCCTAGTCGGGACACCAGCTCTTTAAGTTTAGTTCTAATAAGTTCTTTATTCATAATTAGTAGTAATGTTTTTATATTATAATTTCTCGATTAGTTTTCCTTTCATTTCTTGATTGGTGAGTGGTCGTACATCGGACCAATCCATCTTACTCTCTACCTTCTTAATCACCGCCAGCGATGTGGTGGCATTCTTAAGCGAAATAGTAACATCATCCACTTTGGCAAGCTCTTGTGCAAGCTCCACAGCACGCTCATTGTCCGCTTTGGATGCCCCAAGCATACGGGGGTAGTTGCTCTTTTCATGCTGCTGATACTTGATATCTATGGCCTTTCCAATCGCATCTCTACGCACCCGCATCTCCTTATCCGCATCCAGTAGCTTTTTGGTCAGTTCATCATCCTTCGCGGTGCGGTCTTCTGCCGCCATAGCCACTTTAATGGCTGGGTGTAGATAACGCTCAAACCTCCACACATCGCCCTTATCCACTCGGTAGATGGCGATTTTCGTAAGGTCCAGAGGGTCATACTTCACGCCAAATTGTCGGCGGGTGTTGCTCATACGCCACTCGATATCAATTTCGCCATCGGGTGTATAGGCTTCGTAATAATACTCCTTATTATCCTCTGTGATGGTAAGCCCGCCCTGCAGGAAGGTGCTTTGCCTTGGTCGCTTCTCCCAGAATAGTTCCACATAATCTTCGGTGGTGAGCTCCATACGATCTGGATTGACCCGCTCTACTTTGTACAGCTGCTCACGAGTAAACTCGCCCTCTACCACTTGGCTATTCCACTGATGGATGCAGTTGGCGGTAAACTCCTTGAGGGTGTCGTAGGTGGGTAATTTGTCGAGATTAGCATTAATCCACTCAAGGTTGGCTGCGCTCAGCTCGCTCTTGGAGGTGATGTTGTACCCAGTAAAGTAGGGGTAATGCCTGAGGATGCTAGATTGGAATTGCCCAATGAGGCTTTCAGCTGGGTTGGCTTGCTTGCGGTAAGGGGTCTTGAATCGCACACCCACTTCGGTCATCTTCGAGAAAAATCCAACCCTGTCAAGCTTACGCTGTGAGCTCTGATTGTCCATCACCAGTTGGAAGGGCTTCACCCCTGCTACATCCATCGCCATCCGATACGCTTGGTACTGCGAACCGAAGGCACTCTCCTGACCCAAGGACCACCCAACGCAATAGCCTGTACAGACGTCGAATATCATGTAGATATCGGTGTGGACCCTTTTACCCTCTTTATTGAGGTAGTAGATATTGAACTTCGTGCCGTCTGCCGCCCACAGGGCATTGGCGTATCTAGGCTTTTCGAGTCCGATAAGCTGTGCACCATACTTAGCATTCGCAACGCTCTCGCCCACCTGCTGGCCGAGCCACAAGGGCTTAATCGCGGGATCTTTGAGATAATCACGGATGGTACTGACACTCTGGATAGTTTCCCATCCCTTTTCGATGGCAAATTGATTGTATGCCAAGAGGGCACTATCGAAGTCATGCACATACTCACGATTGCGCATCAGGGCAATGAGGTATTCACCTGCCTCTTGGGTGATCTTCGCCGTATTGCTGTTGCCAATTTTGCCACTGATCAAGCACGCGTATCCCTCTCGCTTATATTCGTTCACCTTCTTCTGTAGGCGGCTCATACTCTTAGGCAGGGTATGGGCGTAGTCCTGGCGTAGCTCCTCGCTATACTGGTGGAGCAATTTCCAAGTATTCGTGCGTCTGTTGTTGAGTTTATTAGTCATCTGCTGGAGCTCAGCTTGGCGGGCGATGATCGCATTCAGAACTCGGGCATTAAGTTCATATTCATCCGCGAAGTGATCCTCAAGACCAACCATTTGCCCACCCAACTCATATTGGAACTCATAATTGAAGTATATTTTTGCGTCAAAATCCTCTGGCAACCAAGCCAGCTCGCCTTTTGGCTGGAGGAGCTCGTGCGGATCACCATACCTCTCGATGATTGCCGCCTTGGCTTTTTTGGGCAGGGTATCGTAGTCAACGAGGGCAGTTACACCCTCACCGTACGCCTTGCGGGCATAGATCGCAGTTTTGCGTTGCAACCAACTCAGAAGAGTTCTGTAATTTACGATTGGCGGCTCGCCAGTCGTAAGGTCATCAAAACTCATACATATACGCCCCTGGTAATACTCCATAAACACTTATATTTGTAACTAGAACTTGTATTGTCTAATCTATTTTGATTGTAGTAATATGTATAATGGTAAATATGAAACTGTGATAGACCTAAGAATAGAAAGTGAGTATCACGCTGAATGTCTAGAAATAACCAAGCTCGCTAAAAAGCTTTGTGACTCCTGGGCATGTGCTGGTGTTAGATACTCAGAGCACAAATCTGCTAGAAAAGGAGATGTACTTCGTCGTGACCTGCTCATTTATCAGACTGCTTACGCTCATGAGACTATCATCTTTAGAGAGTCATTACAGTGTGCGTTGCTTAATTTTATCTTCAGTGGCAATGTAAAGTTCAGAGTTAGACTTACGACCCCGATAGACAATCAAATCAAATAGACCCTCGCTCTTTTCGGGCACCTCTTCAGCCAATATATCACTGACACGGGAGGTAATACCTGCTGTGTTAATTTCTCGTATTGCTTCATCGCAGAGGGATTTGATGTTTTGCAACTCTTCTAATAGATGCTCCTCGAGGTTTGCAGGTATCTCTTTTAGTCCTTGCTTCTCCAGCTTATTATCCCATAACTCCTGTTCCTCTTGGGGCAATAGCCCGCATGTGCCAATCATATTTTCCATATTGTTATCCTTTCTATATGTAGCTTCTTGGTAGTACTCCATATTCTTTCGCTACTTACTGCACATCAACTTTGCGAATGTAGCGCTCTTGTAGGCGGGTGTATCGGTCCACACTGAGACCCTTCTGTCGCTCCTGCTCTTCGCCATCGACATATACAATGGTGAGGGCATTGCCTAGGTCGGTCTCTATCCGTAGGCGGCCGCCATAGGTCTGCACCATGCGACCAACAGGGTAGCTGGTCTCCAGCTTATCACTGCCCACCACTTCACCACCCATCTCGATGGCTGCGGTGCGGATCTTGGGGTACAACGCACTCTCTCCTCGATAATTTAAGGCGCGCCAAATCGTAGTTCGGTTCACCTCAAAGAGCTGCATCAAGCGCTCGCGAATTTCGTTCGTAACAATAATCTGCTTCATATTCGGTATATTTGTAGCCATTCAACATTGTTTATCTGTGTACAAAGATACGAAATATATTTCGACAAACAAATATTTATCGAATAATAATACGAATTATTTTACGAGATGTGTATAGGTATAGAAAAACGAATAGAAAGACTCGTTGATAATTTCACAGAGGGTAATAAGAGTGCCTTCGGACTCAAAGTGGGATTAAGTGAAGCAAGAGTGCGTAGCTATATAAATGGAACTCAGCCATCAGCTGATGCTTTAGCAAAGATAGTAAAATCTTTCGATATATCCGCTGATTGGCTCTTAACAGGCCAAGGCGAAATGCTTCGC
Proteins encoded in this window:
- a CDS encoding ATP-binding protein, whose product is MNKELIRTKLKELVSRLGSQRKAANHLAIGTTTVGDIIRGNRDEVISDEMWSSLYAKLCTKSDGWVEVETAAYQEICAVIKDSQDKSSCTWLVADAGAGKSTTARNYSARNANAVYVLCSEDMKRSDFLDACLSALGEKSVESGLRARLEFLIEVLRNKNNPVLILDEADKLIDSILLYCVTIYNYLEGHCGIVMLSTDYIEKRMNSGLRHNKRGYNELHSRIGRRFYVVDKTTPSDIYGICKANGILDDCTINSVIRDAEQFDFDLRRVKKCVLKLRA
- a CDS encoding recombinase family protein — encoded protein: MIYGYLRVSSSEQDINSQKQGVDEYAKDKGWVIDEYVVDDGVSGGVDYAKRHLGELLNQMEAGDILISSEISRLGRNLLMVMEILNKVMKLGGEIHTVKEGYHMGNDIQSKVLAFAFGLASEIERQLIQQRTLEGLALRKKMGVLLGRPPRKNSGTFTNAKHVEEKKDTIVTLYRYGVSINEIYRVTGIDRATISRSLVLWKVHKNWEQLYDARQKRWEEEMERKRLLSEAPEIDTNRLKVLIESNMTLPEIAATMPEYTYDQVYYTVQGSRELHLLYRDHGHKRLAKEANKINKLLKDEWENAKASV